Proteins from a single region of Primulina tabacum isolate GXHZ01 chromosome 5, ASM2559414v2, whole genome shotgun sequence:
- the LOC142545607 gene encoding transcription factor bHLH113-like isoform X1, with translation MNQGVVHGSQMVAANSPGWWSVTNMSTPPRHQHHSFLAAPPSHSYFPHGQLNDNQEFPESWSQLLLGSEQVDEEDNKSSAGTKQMQAKNMEKYYEEQLMNQIISNNYECFADLKQDKNLENYAAGNSKPLNFWAHQMVSASSPKSCVTDLDGEMLDFSHKSSEWKIVKPRDYSDPSSECNSTARGGANKKARIQRTSSQTTFKARKETSRDKITAIHQLVSPFGKTDTASVLLEAIGYIRFLQNQIEALSQPYLGSGSRNLRNQLPLQLESDKKEANKDLRSRGLCLVPVSCTFHFGSDNAADYWAPSPFAANNIR, from the exons ATGAATCAAGGTGTAGTCCACGGCTCACAGATGGTGGCCGCCAACAGCCCCGGCTGGTGGAGTGTCACGAATATGAGCACGCCGCCCCGCCACCAACACCACTCTTTCCTTGCTGCGCCACCGTCACACAGTTACTTCCCTCACGGCCAGTTGAATGATAACCAAGAGTTTCCGGAGTCATGGAGCCAACTcctctt AGGATCAGAGCAGGTTGACGAAGAAGATAACAAGTCCTCTGCAGGTACGAAGCAGATGCAGGCAAAAAATATGGAGAAATATTATGAAGAACAACTGATGAATCAGATAATCTCGAACAACTACGAATGTTTTGCTGATTTAAAGCAAGATAAAAACTTGGAAAATTACGCCGCTGGAAATTCGAAACCCTTAAATTTTTGGGCACATCAGATGGTATCTGCTTCCTCACCGAAGTCGTGCGTCACTGATTTGGACGGTGAAATGTTGGATTTTTCTCACAAATCATCTGAATGGAAGATTGTTAAACCCCGCGATTATTCAGATCCTTCATCTGAG TGCAATAGCACAGCAAGAGGTGGGGCAAACAAGAAAGCTAGGATTCAGCGTACCTCATCTCAAACGACATTCAAG GCGAGAAAAGAAACATCGAGGGACAAAATAACAGCCATTCACCAGCTTGTTTCGCCATTCGGCAAG ACTGACACAGCTTCTGTGTTGTTAGAAGCTATTGGATACATCAGATTCCTTCAGAATCAGATTGAG GCCCTAAGCCAACCATACTTGGGCAGTGGATCAAGAAACTTGAGGAACCAACTCCCT TTGCAGCTGGAATCTGATAAAAAGGAAGCAAACAAAGACTTGAGGAGCAGAGGATTGTGCCTTGTTCCAGTTTCTTGCACTTTCCATTTTGGAAGTGATAATGCTGCAGATTACTGGGCTCCATCCCCTTTTGCTGCAAATAATATTCGATAA
- the LOC142545606 gene encoding peroxiredoxin-2B-like, translating into MAPIAVGDVIPDGTLSHFDEEDQLQSVSIHSLAAGKKVIIFAVPGAFTPTCSMKHVPGFIEKSDELKSKGVDEILCISVNDPFVMKAWAKTYPDNKHVKFLADGSGKYTVSLGLELDLSEKGLGTRSRRFALLVEDLKVTIANLESGGEFTVSSAEDILKAL; encoded by the exons ATGGCTCCTATTGCAGTTGGTGACGTCATTCCCGACGGAACACTGTCGCACTTCGACGAAGAGGATCAGCTCCAAAGCGTGTCAATCCACTCCCTCGCCGCCGGTAAGAAGGTCATTATCTTCGCTGTTCCTGGTGCTTTCACCCCTACTTGCAG CATGAAGCATGTGCCAGGTTTCATTGAGAAATCGGACGAGCTGAAATCCAAGGGTGTCGATGAAATCCTGTGCATCAGTG TGAACGACCCATTCGTCATGAAGGCATGGGCAAAGACTTACCCCGACAACAAGCATGTCAAGTTTCTGGCTGATGGATCGGGGAAATACACTGTTTCACTTGGCCTTGAACTTGACCTCTCTGAGAAAGGACTCGGAACCAGGTCAAGGAGGTTTGCCCTGTTGGTGGAGGACCTCAAGGTCACCATTGCTAATCTCGAGTCTGGTGGGGAGTTCACTGTCTCTAGCGCTGAAGATATCCTCAAGGCTCTGTAA
- the LOC142545607 gene encoding transcription factor bHLH68-like isoform X3, with the protein MQAKNMEKYYEEQLMNQIISNNYECFADLKQDKNLENYAAGNSKPLNFWAHQMVSASSPKSCVTDLDGEMLDFSHKSSEWKIVKPRDYSDPSSECNSTARGGANKKARIQRTSSQTTFKARKETSRDKITAIHQLVSPFGKTDTASVLLEAIGYIRFLQNQIEALSQPYLGSGSRNLRNQLPLQLESDKKEANKDLRSRGLCLVPVSCTFHFGSDNAADYWAPSPFAANNIR; encoded by the exons ATGCAGGCAAAAAATATGGAGAAATATTATGAAGAACAACTGATGAATCAGATAATCTCGAACAACTACGAATGTTTTGCTGATTTAAAGCAAGATAAAAACTTGGAAAATTACGCCGCTGGAAATTCGAAACCCTTAAATTTTTGGGCACATCAGATGGTATCTGCTTCCTCACCGAAGTCGTGCGTCACTGATTTGGACGGTGAAATGTTGGATTTTTCTCACAAATCATCTGAATGGAAGATTGTTAAACCCCGCGATTATTCAGATCCTTCATCTGAG TGCAATAGCACAGCAAGAGGTGGGGCAAACAAGAAAGCTAGGATTCAGCGTACCTCATCTCAAACGACATTCAAG GCGAGAAAAGAAACATCGAGGGACAAAATAACAGCCATTCACCAGCTTGTTTCGCCATTCGGCAAG ACTGACACAGCTTCTGTGTTGTTAGAAGCTATTGGATACATCAGATTCCTTCAGAATCAGATTGAG GCCCTAAGCCAACCATACTTGGGCAGTGGATCAAGAAACTTGAGGAACCAACTCCCT TTGCAGCTGGAATCTGATAAAAAGGAAGCAAACAAAGACTTGAGGAGCAGAGGATTGTGCCTTGTTCCAGTTTCTTGCACTTTCCATTTTGGAAGTGATAATGCTGCAGATTACTGGGCTCCATCCCCTTTTGCTGCAAATAATATTCGATAA
- the LOC142545608 gene encoding putative aldehyde oxidase Art an 7: MRQPLEAPSMANLLKTLVLFSLLVGFTTARISSVNHYESGGTTGYGEAPHTGENENGSNDPPYSQNTPGDDDRQDGEPEPEPEPEVLSKNPNHLPEEDGPNGNESPSLFPKLRFPFFSFFGNPWKPGKGQEDEPENAAPEEGEPGAEFLGSWMIHSEDSGVSAMHIQLLPNNKAVWYDTTTLGLSDIEANPRRCKPRVGGRNKDPEQDCTAHAIEYDVETAEIRTLKMTSDPWCSSGALSPKGALISTGGNQDGFRSIRIFEPCDYCDFKENDKALIGNRWYATQHALENGSFVLIGGRASHNYEIFAPDQLESTTTMFGLPLLAETNEMGENNLYPFVNLLPDGNLFVFANYKSIILNPYTGETVRTLPDLPGGTRNYPPSGMSALLPIDLNKNDDEGKLEVEVIICGGNTRDSFEYSDMKRPRKFFAAFKDCGRLNLNKKGSNWEKEDMPSPRVMGDLLLLPTGDVLIINGAKAGTSAWNAADIPNLNPVLYSPNKKPGQRFKELVPTKIARMYHSSSAVLPDGQILVAGSNTNPYYMHDKARDPIMIYPTDLRVEKFSPPYLAPALKKYRLVIVEDYSDKKLKYGDEVNIHIQSDAGEIDYNKIKVTMYSPPFTTHGYSMNQRLLILKLKKAGDGAITVVAPPSGRLAPPGYYLLFVVHQDVPSRGMWVHIE, from the exons ATGAGGCAACCCCTTGAAGCTCCTTCAATGGCTAATTTGCTGAAAACTCTCGTTCTTTTTTCTCTCCTCGTCGGCTTCACCACCGCACGGATTTCATCCGTCAACCATTACGAAAGCGGTGGCACCACCGGATATGGAGAAGCTCCTCACACTGGAGAAAACGAGAACGGATCAAATGATCCACCATATTCCCAAAACACGCCAGGTGATGACGATCGTCAAGACGGTGAACCCGAACCAGAACCAGAACCAGAAGTTCTCTCGAAGAATCCCAATCATCTTCCAGAAGAAGACGGCCCCAACGGCAACGAATCTCCATCTTTGTTTCCGAAACTCCGGTTTCCATTCTTTTCATTTTTCGGGAACCCGTGGAAACCTGGAAAAGGCCAAGAAGATGAACCAGAAAATGCTGCCCCTGAAGAGGGCGAACCGGGTGCCGAATTCCTAGGTTCTTGGATGATTCACTCGGAGGATTCCGGGGTTTCTGCAATGCATATTCAATTGTTACCTAATAACAAGGCTGTATGGTACGATACAACAACTCTTGGTTTGTCTGACATAGAAGCTAATCCTAGGAGATGCAAGCCACGGGTTGGGGGAAGAAATAAGGATCCGGAGCAGGATTGCACTGCCCATGCCATAGAATATGATGTGGAGACGGCTGAAATTAGAACCTTAAAG ATGACGTCCGATCCTTGGTGCTCCTCCGGAGCCCTGTCACCGAAAGGCGCCCTCATCTCCACTGGTGGCAACCAGGATGGTTTCCGAAGCATCCGGATATTTGAGCCCTGCGACTACTGCGATTTTAAAGAAAACGATAAGGCTCTGATTGGCAACAGATGGTATGCAACCCAACATGCCCTAGAAAACGGCAGCTTCGTCCTAATTGGTGGCCGTGCCTCACACAACTATGAAATCTTCGCCCCTGACCAGCTGGAATCTACGACCACGATGTTCGGTCTCCCTCTCCTAGCCGAAACAAACGAAATGGGAGAAAACAATCTCTACCCTTTTGTAAACCTCCTCCCAGATGGAAACCTCTTCGTTTTTGCAAACTACAAGTCCATCATTCTCAACCCATATACGGGAGAAACAGTTCGTACTCTCCCGGACTTGCCGGGTGGGACAAGAAACTACCCACCATCGGGTATGTCGGCCCTTCTCCCGATTGACCTCAATAAAAATGATGACGAGGGTAAACTCGAGGTTGAAGTGATTATCTGTGGAGGAAACACTCGAGACTCTTTCGAGTATTCTGATATGAAACGCCCAAGAAAATTCTTTGCAGCTTTTAAAGACTGTGGAAGGTTGAATCTTAACAAGAAAGGGTCTAACTGGGAGAAAGAAGATATGCCTTCGCCTCGAGTTATGGGGGATTTGCTGCTGCTTCCAACTGGAGATGTGCTGATTATCAATGGCGCTAAGGCGGGTACTTCCGCGTGGAATGCAGCAGATATTCCTAATCTAAACCCAGTACTGTATTCTCCAAATAAAAAACCCGGTCAACGGTTTAAAGAGCTGGTCCCAACAAAGATAGCCCGTATGTATCACTCGTCCTCAGCTGTTTTACCAGATGGGCAGATTCTTGTAGCTGGAAGTAACACTAATCCTTATTACATGCACGATAAAGCTCGCGATCCGATCATGATATATCCCACCGATCTTCGAGTGGAGAAATTTTCTCCACCGTACTTGGCTCCTGCGCTAAAGAAATATCGCCTGGTGATAGTTGAAGATTATTCGGACAAGAAACTTAAGTACGGAGATGAAGTTAATATTCACATTCAATCGGATGCAGGAGAAATAGATTATAACAAGATTAAGGTTACAATGTACTCACCTCCTTTCACAACCCATGGCTACTCGATGAATCAGAGGCTTCTGATTTTGAAGTTGAAGAAAGCTGGCGATGGTGCAATTACCGTGGTTGCTCCACCATCTGGAAGGCTTGCTCCTCCGGGATACTATCTTCTTTTTGTTGTTCACCAGGATGTGCCTAGCCGTGGAATGTGGGTGCATATTGAGTAG
- the LOC142544587 gene encoding protein SPEAR3-like isoform X1: MGSNYFGDGNSSHERGFSSSASSSSRKGKKNGSDKPKQPQRGLGVAQLEKIRLHTESGRNYPPPVHNPYAQSFSQQEDMRLRSSYASSPSHPPHAFPGANGVWMGFQDLDRANIRYGESQQGNVARWPPGNAGVEHLYPMQPSMTTRSFLDPNVERPHNMNDKKDGRDDPFTCNDQNSESSGCQDIDLELRL, encoded by the exons ATGGGAAGCAATTATTTTGGAGACGGAAATAGTAGCCATGAAAGAGGGTTTTCTTCTTCTGCTTCTTCTTCATCAAGAAAAGGCAAAAAGAACGGTTCGGATAAGCCGAAACAGCCACAGAGAGGACTCGGGGTTGCTCAGCTTGAGAAAATTAGGTTACACACTGAATCGGGTCGCAATTATCCTCCTCCTGTTCATAACCCTTATGCACAGAGTTTCAGCCAG CAGGAGGATATGAGATTACGAAGCTCGTATGCATCGTCGCCTTCCCATCCTCCTCACGCCTTTCCGGGAGCTAATGGAGTCTGG ATGGGCTTTCAGGATTTAGATAGGGCAAATATCAGATATGGAGAATCCCAACAAGGCAATGTCGCAAG ATGGCCACCGGGCAATGCAGGCGTAGAACACCTATATCCTATGCAGCCAAGCATGACTACAAGATCTTTCTTGGATCCCAATGTTGAG CGACCACACAATATGAATGACAAGAAAGACGGCCGGGACGATCCATTCACGTGCAACGATCAAAATTCTGAATCTAGTGGTTGTCAAGACATAGATTTGGAGCTCAGGCTGTGA
- the LOC142545607 gene encoding transcription factor bHLH113-like isoform X2, with protein MNQGVVHGSQMVAANSPGWWSVTNMSTPPRHQHHSFLAAPPSHSYFPHGQLNDNQEFPESWSQLLLGSEQVDEEDNKSSAGTKQMQAKNMEKYYEEQLMNQIISNNYECFADLKQDKNLENYAAGNSKPLNFWAHQMVSASSPKSCVTDLDGEMLDFSHKSSEWKIVKPRDYSDPSSECNSTARGGANKKARIQRTSSQTTFKARKETSRDKITAIHQLVSPFGKTDTASVLLEAIGYIRFLQNQIEALSQPYLGSGSRNLRNQLPLESDKKEANKDLRSRGLCLVPVSCTFHFGSDNAADYWAPSPFAANNIR; from the exons ATGAATCAAGGTGTAGTCCACGGCTCACAGATGGTGGCCGCCAACAGCCCCGGCTGGTGGAGTGTCACGAATATGAGCACGCCGCCCCGCCACCAACACCACTCTTTCCTTGCTGCGCCACCGTCACACAGTTACTTCCCTCACGGCCAGTTGAATGATAACCAAGAGTTTCCGGAGTCATGGAGCCAACTcctctt AGGATCAGAGCAGGTTGACGAAGAAGATAACAAGTCCTCTGCAGGTACGAAGCAGATGCAGGCAAAAAATATGGAGAAATATTATGAAGAACAACTGATGAATCAGATAATCTCGAACAACTACGAATGTTTTGCTGATTTAAAGCAAGATAAAAACTTGGAAAATTACGCCGCTGGAAATTCGAAACCCTTAAATTTTTGGGCACATCAGATGGTATCTGCTTCCTCACCGAAGTCGTGCGTCACTGATTTGGACGGTGAAATGTTGGATTTTTCTCACAAATCATCTGAATGGAAGATTGTTAAACCCCGCGATTATTCAGATCCTTCATCTGAG TGCAATAGCACAGCAAGAGGTGGGGCAAACAAGAAAGCTAGGATTCAGCGTACCTCATCTCAAACGACATTCAAG GCGAGAAAAGAAACATCGAGGGACAAAATAACAGCCATTCACCAGCTTGTTTCGCCATTCGGCAAG ACTGACACAGCTTCTGTGTTGTTAGAAGCTATTGGATACATCAGATTCCTTCAGAATCAGATTGAG GCCCTAAGCCAACCATACTTGGGCAGTGGATCAAGAAACTTGAGGAACCAACTCCCT CTGGAATCTGATAAAAAGGAAGCAAACAAAGACTTGAGGAGCAGAGGATTGTGCCTTGTTCCAGTTTCTTGCACTTTCCATTTTGGAAGTGATAATGCTGCAGATTACTGGGCTCCATCCCCTTTTGCTGCAAATAATATTCGATAA
- the LOC142544587 gene encoding protein SPEAR3-like isoform X2: protein MGSNYFGDGNSSHERGFSSSASSSSRKGKKNGSDKPKQPQRGLGVAQLEKIRLHTESGRNYPPPVHNPYAQSFSQEDMRLRSSYASSPSHPPHAFPGANGVWMGFQDLDRANIRYGESQQGNVARWPPGNAGVEHLYPMQPSMTTRSFLDPNVERPHNMNDKKDGRDDPFTCNDQNSESSGCQDIDLELRL, encoded by the exons ATGGGAAGCAATTATTTTGGAGACGGAAATAGTAGCCATGAAAGAGGGTTTTCTTCTTCTGCTTCTTCTTCATCAAGAAAAGGCAAAAAGAACGGTTCGGATAAGCCGAAACAGCCACAGAGAGGACTCGGGGTTGCTCAGCTTGAGAAAATTAGGTTACACACTGAATCGGGTCGCAATTATCCTCCTCCTGTTCATAACCCTTATGCACAGAGTTTCAGCCAG GAGGATATGAGATTACGAAGCTCGTATGCATCGTCGCCTTCCCATCCTCCTCACGCCTTTCCGGGAGCTAATGGAGTCTGG ATGGGCTTTCAGGATTTAGATAGGGCAAATATCAGATATGGAGAATCCCAACAAGGCAATGTCGCAAG ATGGCCACCGGGCAATGCAGGCGTAGAACACCTATATCCTATGCAGCCAAGCATGACTACAAGATCTTTCTTGGATCCCAATGTTGAG CGACCACACAATATGAATGACAAGAAAGACGGCCGGGACGATCCATTCACGTGCAACGATCAAAATTCTGAATCTAGTGGTTGTCAAGACATAGATTTGGAGCTCAGGCTGTGA